The Geoanaerobacter pelophilus nucleotide sequence GCTGTCTTGACAATGGCGTTGCGGTATTTCTCGGGAAAGCCAGGTGGCAGCATGATATCGATGGTCAGTCTGGAAAGTCGCTTCTTGCCGTTATCATCGGCAACGAACTCCATCTTCTGAGTGAGTTCGAGCCCTGCGGTGTCAATCTGTCGCTGCTGACAGAAACTGAGAACATAAATTCCGGCGCAGGTGCCAAGTGACGATAGAAAATAGATGAAAGGGCTCGGCGCAGTTCCCTCCCCGCCTTCTTCCACCGGTTGGTCAGTTGGAACTATCATACCGTTCATTTCAGCATTGGCCTTCTTGCCGCCAGGAAAGGTAATCTTCATCTCCATGGTACGATCCTCCATTA carries:
- a CDS encoding OsmC family protein, with the translated sequence MEMKITFPGGKKANAEMNGMIVPTDQPVEEGGEGTAPSPFIYFLSSLGTCAGIYVLSFCQQRQIDTAGLELTQKMEFVADDNGKKRLSRLTIDIMLPPGFPEKYRNAIVKTAELCTVKKVIMDPPEFIINAYNSH